The Streptomyces sp. NBC_01775 genome includes a region encoding these proteins:
- a CDS encoding FG-GAP-like repeat-containing protein has product MSFVRRPVESDGPRARKAPAARLAASAALALATVGGVTTALFAQPEAANAAAEQQQRATQKADAEEDFNGDGYADLVSGAPGGTISGKAKAGYVAVTYGSAKGLDTGSRKLVSRSTSGVPGSATAKQQFGESFSKGDLDGDGYADVVIGSADPASGSVILWGSAKGLTGGTAIPGYGTTPQIGDFDGDKKADLALLGDPGSTGDDQVKQPAALWKGPLTRSGTPAKKLDFLDKSEWDELNSATSVTGPSTIRGVADVNGDGRQDLTFRRYAGDGVYSSDALLGSPSGFKVSRGPDAGNGDMDAGDVDGDGYDDLVVSGGSDLFDEVTVVFGTKDGLSSSRKQKFDQSIEGFPGEPPSDGEMLGSCVSVADVTGDGRAEVALGIRWKDSGDKTDAGAVALLHGSESGVTGTGSQLLDQDSAGVPGVAEENDEFGAGCALLDVDGDGHRDLNVSSTQENDSSGAVWSLRGTATGITTENATSFGPSDIGAPVTDAQLGSTLR; this is encoded by the coding sequence ATGAGTTTCGTAAGACGCCCGGTCGAAAGTGACGGGCCCCGCGCCCGCAAGGCCCCCGCCGCCCGCCTCGCGGCGTCCGCCGCCCTGGCGCTGGCGACCGTCGGCGGGGTGACCACCGCGCTGTTCGCCCAGCCCGAGGCGGCGAACGCCGCAGCGGAACAGCAGCAGCGGGCCACGCAGAAGGCGGACGCGGAGGAGGACTTCAACGGAGACGGCTACGCGGACCTGGTGAGCGGTGCTCCCGGTGGAACCATCAGTGGCAAGGCCAAGGCCGGGTACGTCGCAGTGACGTACGGGTCCGCCAAGGGGCTCGACACCGGCAGCAGGAAGCTGGTGAGCCGTTCGACGAGCGGCGTGCCCGGTTCGGCCACCGCGAAGCAGCAGTTCGGTGAGTCCTTCAGCAAGGGGGACCTGGACGGCGACGGCTACGCCGATGTGGTCATCGGCTCCGCGGACCCCGCGTCCGGCAGCGTCATCCTGTGGGGTTCGGCCAAGGGACTCACGGGCGGCACGGCCATACCCGGCTACGGAACCACACCCCAGATCGGTGACTTCGACGGCGACAAGAAGGCCGACCTCGCCCTGCTGGGGGACCCGGGATCCACCGGGGACGACCAGGTCAAGCAGCCCGCTGCCCTCTGGAAGGGGCCCCTCACCCGGTCCGGGACCCCGGCCAAGAAGCTCGACTTCCTGGACAAGTCCGAGTGGGACGAGCTCAACAGCGCCACCTCCGTCACCGGTCCCTCCACGATCCGCGGCGTGGCCGACGTCAATGGCGACGGCCGGCAGGACCTCACCTTCCGGCGCTACGCAGGAGACGGCGTCTACAGCAGTGACGCCCTTCTCGGCAGCCCCTCCGGCTTCAAGGTCTCCCGGGGGCCGGACGCCGGCAATGGGGACATGGACGCCGGTGACGTGGACGGAGACGGCTACGACGATCTCGTCGTGAGCGGCGGCAGTGACCTCTTCGACGAGGTGACGGTCGTCTTCGGCACGAAGGACGGTCTGTCCTCCAGCCGCAAGCAGAAGTTCGACCAGAGCATCGAGGGCTTCCCCGGTGAGCCGCCCTCGGACGGCGAGATGCTCGGCTCCTGCGTGTCGGTCGCGGACGTGACCGGCGACGGCCGTGCCGAGGTCGCGCTCGGCATCCGCTGGAAGGACAGCGGGGACAAGACCGACGCCGGCGCCGTCGCTCTGCTGCACGGCTCCGAATCGGGCGTCACCGGCACCGGCAGCCAACTGCTGGACCAGGACTCCGCGGGCGTCCCCGGAGTCGCCGAGGAGAACGACGAGTTCGGCGCGGGCTGCGCCCTCCTCGACGTCGACGGTGACGGGCACCGCGACCTCAATGTGTCCTCGACGCAGGAGAACGACTCCTCCGGAGCGGTGTGGTCGCTGCGCGGTACCGCCACCGGCATCACCACGGAGAACGCCACCTCCTTCGGGCCGAGCGACATCGGCGCTCCCGTGACGGACGCACAGCTCGGAAGCACGCTCCGCTGA
- a CDS encoding phosphoribosyltransferase gives MSDERENLTYSLFGQATRELAQSVADDGFEPDIILSIARGGLFVAGGLGYALDVKNLHVMNVEFYTGVGETLDMPVMLPPVPNLVDLSRKKVLIADDVADTGKTLKLVQDFCAEHVAEARSAVIYEKSHSLVKCDYVWKRTDQWINFPWSVEPPVVQREGQVLDA, from the coding sequence ATGAGTGACGAGCGCGAGAATCTGACGTACTCCCTGTTCGGGCAGGCCACCCGCGAGCTGGCGCAGTCCGTGGCCGACGACGGGTTCGAGCCGGACATCATCTTGTCGATCGCGCGGGGCGGCCTCTTCGTCGCAGGCGGCCTCGGCTACGCCCTGGACGTCAAGAACCTGCATGTCATGAACGTGGAGTTTTATACCGGTGTGGGGGAAACCCTCGACATGCCGGTCATGCTGCCGCCGGTGCCCAACCTCGTTGACCTGAGCCGCAAGAAGGTACTCATCGCCGACGACGTGGCCGACACCGGCAAGACCCTCAAGCTCGTGCAGGACTTCTGCGCCGAGCACGTCGCCGAGGCGCGCAGCGCGGTCATCTACGAGAAGTCGCACTCGCTGGTCAAGTGCGACTACGTCTGGAAGCGCACGGACCAGTGGATCAACTTCCCGTGGTCTGTCGAGCCGCCCGTGGTGCAGCGCGAGGGGCAGGTTCTCGACGCCTGA
- a CDS encoding DUF5994 family protein, whose product MTNSPDSTPRTAPPAPPETAETIGPAEATDPVEVTDPVEVTDPVGPAEMRRGHVVLVPDPERSREGILDGAWWPSSRDVGAELPGLVAALTELLGPITRVGVDTEAWDGVQKPLFVRGQLIHIDWFPLGDDTVIVTRGEHDHFSLLAIPPEATYEEAQAAFHRAVHPDNQRSGTQILATGGLTRGA is encoded by the coding sequence ATGACGAATTCCCCTGACAGCACTCCCCGCACCGCACCCCCGGCACCGCCCGAGACGGCTGAGACGATAGGGCCGGCCGAGGCGACAGACCCGGTCGAGGTGACAGACCCGGTCGAGGTGACAGACCCGGTCGGCCCGGCTGAGATGAGGCGGGGGCATGTGGTGCTGGTGCCCGACCCGGAGCGGAGCCGCGAGGGCATTCTCGACGGCGCCTGGTGGCCGAGCTCCCGAGACGTGGGCGCCGAACTCCCCGGCCTGGTCGCGGCGCTGACGGAACTGCTGGGCCCCATCACGCGGGTAGGCGTGGACACGGAAGCGTGGGACGGGGTACAGAAGCCGCTGTTCGTCCGCGGACAGCTCATCCACATCGACTGGTTCCCGCTCGGTGACGACACCGTGATCGTCACGCGCGGCGAACACGACCACTTCTCGCTCCTCGCGATCCCGCCGGAGGCGACGTACGAGGAGGCGCAGGCGGCGTTCCACAGGGCGGTGCACCCGGACAACCAGAGGTCCGGCACACAGATCCTGGCGACCGGCGGACTCACGCGCGGCGCCTGA
- the dcd gene encoding dCTP deaminase yields the protein MLLSDKDIRAEIAAGRVRIDPYDPAMVQPSSIDVRLDRFFRVFENHRYPHIDPAAEQADLTRLIEAEGDEPFILHPGEFVLASTYEVITLPEDVASRLEGKSSLGRLGLLTHSTAGFIDPGFSGHVTLELSNVATLPMKLWPGMKIGQLCMFRLTSPSEFPYGSERYGSRYQGQRGPTPSRSYLNFHRTHV from the coding sequence GTGCTTCTCTCAGACAAGGACATCCGGGCCGAGATCGCCGCAGGCCGGGTGCGGATCGACCCCTACGATCCGGCGATGGTGCAGCCCTCCAGCATCGACGTCCGCCTGGACCGTTTTTTCCGGGTGTTCGAGAACCACCGTTACCCGCACATCGATCCGGCCGCCGAGCAGGCTGATCTGACGCGGCTGATCGAGGCGGAGGGCGACGAGCCGTTCATCCTGCACCCCGGGGAGTTCGTGCTGGCCTCGACGTACGAGGTGATCACGCTGCCGGAGGATGTGGCCTCGCGGCTGGAGGGCAAGAGTTCGCTGGGGCGGCTGGGGCTGCTGACGCACTCGACGGCCGGGTTCATCGACCCGGGCTTTTCCGGCCATGTGACGCTGGAGCTGTCCAACGTCGCGACGCTCCCCATGAAGCTGTGGCCGGGGATGAAGATCGGCCAGCTGTGCATGTTCCGGCTGACCTCGCCGTCCGAGTTCCCGTACGGCTCGGAACGCTACGGCTCCCGCTACCAGGGGCAGCGCGGGCCGACGCCGTCGCGCTCGTACCTCAACTTCCACCGCACCCACGTATGA